A region of Halalkaliarchaeum desulfuricum DNA encodes the following proteins:
- a CDS encoding 4a-hydroxytetrahydrobiopterin dehydratase yields MPELLSDEEIRRRLPDGWERDGDEIVREYGFDDYLEGVAFAGEAGEIAQEEFHHPEMVIRYKEIEVRFTTHDAGGITERDLNLSEAFDELFEDEFGGGA; encoded by the coding sequence CGGCGTCGACTCCCCGACGGCTGGGAGCGGGACGGCGACGAGATCGTTCGCGAGTACGGCTTCGACGACTACCTCGAAGGCGTCGCGTTCGCGGGGGAGGCCGGCGAGATCGCACAAGAGGAGTTCCACCACCCGGAGATGGTGATCCGGTACAAGGAGATCGAAGTGCGGTTTACGACCCACGACGCCGGGGGGATCACCGAGCGCGATCTGAACCTCTCGGAGGCGTTCGACGAACTGTTCGAAGACGAGTTCGGCGGCGGTGCCTGA